Within Paroedura picta isolate Pp20150507F chromosome 13, Ppicta_v3.0, whole genome shotgun sequence, the genomic segment CAACTGATTGGACTGTGTCTTCACTGTGGAATGaaatcggagggggggggggcaggataagCAAAGAATAGGCATGCGAGAATATCCCTTTAAAAAGAAGTCCTTTAAaaagaatttcctccagaccagactgaccagagattctgagggggtttttttggaggggggcatcatctggacatggaattggggtcactgtgggtggacaggtagttgtgaatttcctgcattctgcagggggttggactagatgactctggaggtgtCTTCTAACTCTGTAAGTCAATGCTTAAAGCACGTTTTGCTGTTCTGTAGATAGTCTCATAgtctgcagcctttttcaaccttttgaccatagaggagcctctgaaataatttttcaggctttgaggagccctggaagtgatgtcagctggccacacctctctgctACGACCCTGGAAGTGATACACTGTCCGCAttaacagtggccaaccagttcctctggacaaacaaacagcagagcatagaggctgaggccttcccctgagaagaaccatcagaacagccctggtggatcaggtcAGAAgtccatctaatctagcatcctgtcttacacaatgATTAATCAAtcattcctttggagggccaacaacagggcagggaggtcaaggccttcataagaacataaggagccctgctgaatcaaaccaggggtccatctagtctcacGCCTGTATTTCACACAGTGGCAACCTAGAGGTTGAGGTCTTCCCTAAGATgacctcctggttctgggattcagaggatttgtgcctttgaatgtggaggtacccctaagaacatcagaagagccctgctggatcagaccagcagtccgtctagtccagcctcctgcctcagccagtggccagccagttcctctggaaggccaagaaCGGGGCACAGGGCCAAGGCTTTGCCTGGGGATTCACGGgatgagtgcctctgaatgtggtgaTTCCTCACAtctcccttctcctccaggacCGAGTCCTTGTCTCCCGTTTCCGATGCCTCCGTCAAACGTCTTGCACTTCTCGCGTTGGTTGATTAAGCTCAGCGGTGTCCCTCAGCCTTCGAGGCTTTGGGGTAAGCCCCATTTCCTGCTGCCCCAGAAGCCCGGCCCTTTATTCCTCGTGGCCGTAAAGAAGAGCTCCAAAGACCTCCAGCCTCTGAGCGAAGCAGACTTGGAGGAGCAGTTTGTGCGGGGGTCGGGGCCCGGAGGCCAGGCGACAAATAAAACCAGCAACTGCGTGGTCCTGAAGCATCTTCCTTCGGGGATCGTAGTCAAGGTGATTCTGCCGTAACTTGCGCTTCCGTCCTCTTGCAGGGTTGAATGTCATGTCACGCAATCTGATAtttcatagcccccccccccccccaatcaccagCTGTGAAAATGATCACATTCCAGGGAAGCAGATGAGAAGCTTCTGTGCCAGAAACATTTAACACAAATACTTGTGCCCATCCAGGCTAGCCACATTGACCTTGGGATGCCCGACTGTGATCTTGGGCAACACGCAGTTCTCGCAGAGAagctctcttagagctttcttagccacatctacctcccagggtgtctgttgtggggagaggaaagggaaggcgattggaagctgctttgagactcccttgggtagagaaatgtggcataaagagccaactcttcttcctcagtaatctcagggctctctcagcctcacctccctcacaggatatctgttgtggggagaggaagggaaggagactggaagctgctttgtgactcctttggggattgaaaagtgggatatacaaaccagctcttctgaaCGTTCCAGTGAGTGGCTTTCACAATGACTACAACTGGCTTGCTCTCCTTTGACTGAGCTGGTTGTTTCACCCCCAGAGTCTTTATGAGATTGCCAGGTGCCAATCTGCATGGGACAGAAATATCATTTTGGTGGCCAAAGACTGAAGTGTTAGGCAGACAATGGTGGGCAAGCATACAGTCGTACTCCAGAGGAGGTGATTTTACAGCGTGCAGCTCTCCTTGGTCTATCATTGTTGCCTATTTAGACAGGCCAGGCCTTCCCCAGGTTTCAGGCTGAGGTTTTCCACATCAGCTAGAACCTGCTCCTTACTGGAGATGGAGGGAGCCTGGCTCCTTGGGCAGGCCAACCTGAGGCTCTGGCCTTCCCCCAAACACAGCAGGGTTTTGCAGAATAAGATTGAGCCACCGCTGCCCACTCAAGCGTTCTGAATGACTTGCATCCCCCCAAGAAACCAAAGAGGGATGGAAAGCAGAGGGGCTCTACCTGTATCCCTTTTCCTCTCTACAGCCACAAGATTTCTTCTGTTACTCCCTTTGGCTCCCTTTGCTTGGCTGTCTGTCTGGCTACTGAGAATCCCCTGGGTGTTTCTTAcatatcccttttctccaggactgTGGTTGGGCAAGTTTCTTGCCAGTGATAACCTATTTCGAATCACGCTAGAACTGCAGACCTATATCCCACCGTCAGGCCTGGCCGCCAGCTCTTCATTAAATGGGTTTTCATTCCCCTGCAGTGCCACGAAACGCGATCGCTGGAGCTGAACCGCCAGAGGGCCAGAGAGATCCTGCAGGAGAAAGTGGACGTCTTCTACAAAGGCGAAACCAGTGAGGTCGTGAAAGAGCAAAaggagctgcagaagaagaagcaagTCAAGAGGCAGCAGGCAAGGGAGAACCTCGAGAGGAAGAGGCGTTTGAAAGAGATGCAAGCCTCGGAGGACAAATAAGGGGCATTTTGGCACCCCCCGGACTACCACACATACACCCTCCCCAAATAAAACTGTTTCATGCATGCTGCTGGTAGAGTTTCCAGTTTTTTCCTTTCAGACTAGGTACATGTTGGGTGTGAGCTCAGAAGACAAACTTGCAGTCCCAATATACCAGGGCTGAATTATTTGGGATTTTCCCGGCAaccagcacttttaagaccaacttgGCTTAATTCTGAGTGTGAGCTTTTGTTCAGCCTCACGCAAGCACTCGGAGCAGTCCCAAGAAAGCCATGGTTCGGCTTGGAATTGGGAGTCCGCCCAAGAAGTCTGtggagggcttttggagtggGCAGCCCCCCCAGCCAGTGGCAGTTCAATGACCCCAATTTTTCAATCAGCAGCTGCATTTCTGTGcctctgctgccctctgctgggtTCTCGGATCTCCTGAACGGTTTGCACCCAAGGTAATGTCCAATTCGGGTACACTTCTCAATAATACAAGCCGGTAATGAAAATAAGCTTTATTACATCAagtaataaatacatacaaagaTGCAAATAAGTTTTAGTCGCGTATTtggactcttcccccccctcccttattctTGGCAAAGTTACCATTTTCAACCTTGGAAGAAATCAAGTTAGTTTTTGGGGTCCTTTACAGGATTTAACGGATTATGTTCTGTCTCATGCATGTTAAATGGTTTCCGAAAACATGAACAGTCATGCCAGGGAGGTTAAATGGAATTTATGTACCAGACTACATGAATTGGGGAGCTTATTGGCACGGGTGGGGCTTATCTCTGTCCTTAACATGAAATCCTTAGAAGGGGAGCAGATGGGTGAAGAGGGGAGCATTTGCCACACTGCCTTCAAGAAACGTCTTTCAGATTGGCCCAGCAGGTGCCACGGAATCCCAATGCgttgcaaagcatgatgggacgTGGCCACCGCTTTCCCACCCAACACTCCTGCGACCCCCTCCCCTCTGGAGGAACCGTCAGGGCTTTCCTGGAATGCAGCTTGAAAACAAAATGCAGtaagaaacagaaaatgagaCGGAATGAAAAGAGACGGAagagtgcaattaaaaaaaaaaaaacatcttccaTCTTTGGGGAGCGTCCGACCAAACTGAAATGTTGCCAGATCTCCTTGttcaaagggagggaggaggaatctCGTCCTGCTTCATGACAGCCAGGAGTTCCATGGGGCCAAGGGGAGAGGGGCGGCTTTGGGCTTTGCATCTGTCAGAGATAACCCAGGTGGAGGAAATCTGGTCGTCAAAGCCCAAGATCTGCACGTTCCTCCGGCCACACAAGGCTCTTGGGCGTGTCTCAAGCAGCTCTTTGGGTCCCAGCCCACATTCtcaaaaagggcagggggaagggggagagcgtCCAATTAAAGGATTTGTCTGACCGTTTCTGTCGTCTCCAAAGGAATTCTCTGTCTCGTTCATAAGGAGGTGGGAGACCTCAATGCTTGAGAGGGCAAGCTAGGATCGTGCGTTTCGCTCAGTCTCTGCCAAGCACTCCCGAACTAATCCTCTTGCATGAATGATGCCTGCCAAAGAGAGAAAGGCCTTCTGTTCGGGCTGGCTTTAAAAACCGCATGTTTAGGAAGCAGGAGCAGAAAATCCTGGCCAAGGAAAATCACAGCCCCCGTAGAGCAGAGAATTCTCCGGCACAAACCCTGTTTAATGCTCTTGTGCAGGAGGAATTCCCTGTCCCACCCTCCCAGTGAATGCAGCCTGGACCACTTGTgtttgtagaagaagaggaagagagctcaggatgagagagctctgagagaactgggcctggctcgaggtcacccagctggctgcatatggaagagtggggaagcaaacccgtttccagattaaagtctgccacgCTGGTTCTCTTGCATACTGCATGAGCATCTTTCTTGACAGAATaaaaatggagagagaaagagacacttcTCATCTCCTCAAGCTTTTCCCATCTGCTTGCAAAGTTAAAAACTTTATTGAAAGTTTTCCATTAAGTCAAAGAGCTTTAAAAagatccctcctcccccccccggccgcccccaACTAACCATCTTACCTCGTTTTAGACGCTCCATGGCGCTCTTACTCCCAGCGTACGTCGGCCTAATTTCTTTTCCTAATTCTTCTATGATGGCCAGAAGTTCTGCATACTTGCTCTGCGGTACCTGACTGCTGCTCGTACCCTGATGCAGcggaaagaagcaggaaacaaaTTAGGCAAACGGTCCGAGTCTCCAGCAAGCCTAAAAGCGGCCTCAGACAAATCAATTTGGGCAGTCCAGCCTAAAGCGTGCATTTTAATCGGGACTGtctaatgggagggagggggggtgtttgaCTCCATATATAATGTCTGGCAATCTGTGTTTTTCCGAACTTTCTTAGAGGCAGCAGACTAAAACATgtctttttacccaggctttttaTTAGGCGGTTCATCCGATCAGCTTTTTAACGGTCTGCTCTGTTTTATGGGGCCGCTCTTATCCTGCTTAtgcctcatcagatttcagaagctaagcagggttggtgtttggataggaaaccagcaaggaaggctctgcaaaggaaagccatgg encodes:
- the MTRFR gene encoding mitochondrial translation release factor in rescue isoform X2, translated to MRRTVVREAWSCPRRLGSSSSEGGPSPCLPFPMPPSNVLHFSRWLIKLSGVPQPSRLWGKPHFLLPQKPGPLFLVAVKKSSKDLQPLSEADLEEQFVRGSGPGGQATNKTSNCVVLKHLPSGIVVKCHETRSLELNRQRAREILQEKVDVFYKGETSEVVKEQKELQKKKQVKRQQARENLERKRRLKEMQASEDK
- the CDK2AP1 gene encoding cyclin-dependent kinase 2-associated protein 1 isoform X1, coding for MSYYIFEADSKGTGGNVHSPSTSMAGSGQYRQLINDYGPPSLGYTQSVQGTSSSQVPQSKYAELLAIIEELGKEIRPTYAGSKSAMERLKRGIIHARGLVRECLAETERNARS
- the CDK2AP1 gene encoding cyclin-dependent kinase 2-associated protein 1 isoform X2, with translation MSYKPHLTAHLAAPLGQGGNVHSPSTSMAGSGQYRQLINDYGPPSLGYTQSVQGTSSSQVPQSKYAELLAIIEELGKEIRPTYAGSKSAMERLKRGIIHARGLVRECLAETERNARS
- the MTRFR gene encoding mitochondrial translation release factor in rescue isoform X1, with the protein product MPPSNVLHFSRWLIKLSGVPQPSRLWGKPHFLLPQKPGPLFLVAVKKSSKDLQPLSEADLEEQFVRGSGPGGQATNKTSNCVVLKHLPSGIVVKCHETRSLELNRQRAREILQEKVDVFYKGETSEVVKEQKELQKKKQVKRQQARENLERKRRLKEMQASEDK